The DNA region TTTTTTGTCAATTAATCTGTTCAGTTTATTTTCAAAGTCAATCGTTTTATTTAAAATCTCAATTTTTTTCCCTGTATCCTGAATACAAAAAACTACTAAACAGCCTTTCTTAATTTTAGATAGTATTTTTTTGATAAAATCAGTTTCTTTTTTTTTGTCATTTTTTGTAAAATGAAACATACTGTCAAGCAGAATAAAATCATAATTCGCAAAATTGTCAAATTTAAAAATGTCGGTTACTCTTCCAGTTAAGTTTAAATTTTCAGTTTTAGAAATTTCATTCATTTGTTCAATTCCAACTTTTGAATTATCAATTCCAGTAACTTTAAATCCAAGTCGAGCCAATGGAATCGAATCTCTCCCTTGTCCGCAACCCAAGTCTAATACTTTCCCTTTCTTATGCTGTGAAGCAAAAAACTCAATCAGTTCTGGATAGGGTTCTCCGAACAGATTCTCAGTTTGATAATATTTGTCGTAGGTTACTGTCATTTCTATTTTTAGGCATTAAGTACAACGGTTGGTATATGAAGCGTAGCAACCGAATGGAAGCTATGATTTCATATACATTGTTGGCGGTAGTTTTACTTTACAAGGCTGCTATTCAATACTATCTTCCTTATCTTATTTTCGAAATAATAAACTATATTACCTGTAATGACATCGGGGCTTCCTGCAATAGCATCAGGATCTCGACAGTAAATGTTTTCCCATATAATGACATCCACATCTTTTTCGGGAACGTAAAATTTAATACATACAAAACCAAACCCTCTGCCACCATGCCCAATATGAGGGGTTGGATGTTGATCATGAACTCTAAGACCATAAGCATAGCCAATGGTGTCATTATCAAAAGCTGCATGAGGCCCTCTGTTGCTTGGGGTAGTCATCATTTTTTGATAATCTGCATTTAGAATTAGTCCCTTATAAAGTTTCGTATCCCAAGTATTCAAGTCTCGAGCTGTCGAAATGATACCACCCGCAGGAATAAAATCTTTCCACGATTCTTTGGTTTCACCCATATTATCAAACTCTATCAAGCTCAGTTCCCCACCTTTAAGGTTATATTCTTTGACCAAATCACCGTTGTGCTTGTCAATTTCATAACAATAGGTATTGTTCATTCCCAGTTCTATGAATAAATCATTTGCCGCTTGAATATATGTTTTACCAGATACCTTCTCAATAATCCTACCTAATAAACCGTAACCAGGGTTGCTATATCGATAGCCATTTCCTGGTTCAAATATCAAAGGTCGTTCGATTCCAACTATCCCTGAAGACATATTCAGCAAATGATGAACTGTTACCGTGTCCGCCCAACTATGTGAGAGATTAGGCAGATAAGCACGAATTGGGGTCTGCAAATCTATCTTTCCATTTTCTACTTCTTTCAATATCAAAACGGCAGTTACTTGTTTGCTATTCGACATTATTCTAAATTTATCTTCGATTGAAATCGGAGTTTTGTTTTCAAAATCAGAATAACCATATTCCTTTAGATATTTTGTTTCTCCATTTTTGGTAATGAGAATAACACCGTTGAAAAAACGAGGACTTGTCGTTTTTATCAAACTATCTATTCTTATAGAATAGTCTTCAGCAATTTCTTTTACTCGCTTGCTTCTGTTTTCTCGGTTGTTGCAGCTAAAGATGAATAAAGCAATCATGAGAAATGAGGCTTTGATTATGTATTTCATAGAATTCGAAGTTTTTATTATTTAATTACCGCCCAACATATATGTAACCGCATTTTGGTTATATCTTTTATAGTTGCAATATAGTTAATAATAAAAAGAGGCAGTACTAATAGGGTAAGTTTTGTCTATAAAAAACTAAAGCCATAAGAGAAATTGCTTTCCATTATGGCTATTAGCTGAAACAGTTAACTCAAGTTTGTAAAACTAATGCTTTACATAGACTACTTATTTAAAAACAGTACACTCAGTTAATCTATTTCTTTAAAATACCGTTGCAATCAGTAAAATGTTACAGCCTAAACTGCATCATTATGTTTGCTTTTGCATTTTAAAATGTTTTTAATAATGTTGTCAGTTCCAATTATTCATGCTAAACACTTGGTATTGATTTCGAACTGGTTTTTAAATCAGTTCACCATTATTAAAAACAAAAGAACGTTCTTTTAGGATTTTTACCCACAGCACTTCATAAAACGATGGTTTAGATTTTACTCCTTATATCAACTTTACCGAAATACCTTAATGTCGATAAAAATTCTACAACAAATATAACAAGGTTATGGTTAAAAGTAGCCTAATTGTAGATTGAAGTTATTAAAAATAAATAAACAGCGTTTATTAACATTTGTTAATAGAAAAGCCCTATACCTGAAAAGGTATAGGGCTTTATATTTTTTATGACTAATTTTTTAGTGCTGTGTTTCTTTAATTCTGGCTTTTTTACCAGTAAGATTTCTAAAATAGAAAATTCTAGCTCTTCTAACTGCACCTTTCTTATTAACCTCTATTTTTTGGATAGCGGGTAAGTTTACCGGAAAAATACGTTCAACACCTATGGTGCCTGACATTTTTCTTATGGTAAACGTTTCAGATGAACCTGAACCTCTTCGTTGAATAACTACACCTTTAAAAAACTGTATTCTTGTTTTATTACCTTCTTTAATTTCGTAATAAACGGTTATGGTATCACCAGCAGCAAACTGAGGGATTTCATTTTTTGCTACAAATTCATTCTGTACAAACTTTACTAAATCTTCCATTTTTATATTTTTTAGAAAATTTCAAAGACCAACATTCACGGTTTTCGTCAGAGGTTGATTTTGAGTGTGCAAATGTAATGAATTATTTTGTAAGAAAGGTAGGTAATATTGAAATTATTTTTTACTCTTTTTTAATAAATCCGGACGAATATTTTTTGTTCTTTCCATTGCTTTTTCTGTACGCCATTCTTCAATTTTAGGAAAATTACCTGACAATAATACGTCTGGCACTTTCTTGTCTTTATATTCAGAAGGTCTTGTATATACAGGTGGTGCCAACAACCCGTCTTGAAAAGAATCACTTAACGCTGAGGTTTCGTCGCCTAAAACTCCCGGAATCAACCGTATAATGCTATCGCATAAAACTGCTGCGGCCAATTCGCCGCCGCTCAATACATAATCGCCAATTGAGATTTCTTTTGTAATCAGTAAATCGCGTACTCTGTGGTCAATACCTTTGTAATGTCCACACAAAACAATTATGTTTTCATTCAGAGAAAGTGTATTTGCCGTTTGCTGGTCAAGTGTTTTTGCGTCAGGTGTCATGTAGATAATCTCATCATAATTTCGCTCAGATTTTAGCTTAGAGATGCATTTATCTATTGGTTCTATCATCATTACCATACCCGATTCTCCTCCGTAGGGAGCATCATCGATTTTACCGTATTTATTTATGGCGTAATCTCTTAAATTATGAAAATGAACAGTTACCAACTTTTTATCAATGGCTCTTTTGATAATAGAATGCTCAAAAGGGCTTTTTATTAAGTCTGGTAAAACGGTAATAATATCTATTCGCATTATTTTTAGTGTTGGATATTCAATTCATTTGACTAATATATTTCATGTTAATTGCTGAATCAATTAGTAAAGTTCTTTATAATATTGTGTTGCCATACGTTTACTGCCAAATTCAGGGAGTACATTGTCTATACTTTGAAACACAATATCTTGCCATTTTTTAGGTGTACTATAATATAGAGGTAGTACTTTGTTCTCTAAAATATCATAAAGGCTATCACTATCTATTTTGTCCTGATCCCAAGCGGGTAGGTTGTGATCTACTTCAGGAAACACAAAACAATTC from Aureibaculum sp. 2308TA14-22 includes:
- a CDS encoding class I SAM-dependent methyltransferase, whose amino-acid sequence is MTVTYDKYYQTENLFGEPYPELIEFFASQHKKGKVLDLGCGQGRDSIPLARLGFKVTGIDNSKVGIEQMNEISKTENLNLTGRVTDIFKFDNFANYDFILLDSMFHFTKNDKKKETDFIKKILSKIKKGCLVVFCIQDTGKKIEILNKTIDFENKLNRLIDKKFKYIFEDKESGHKSKTDYRMVVVEK
- a CDS encoding serine hydrolase domain-containing protein, translating into MKYIIKASFLMIALFIFSCNNRENRSKRVKEIAEDYSIRIDSLIKTTSPRFFNGVILITKNGETKYLKEYGYSDFENKTPISIEDKFRIMSNSKQVTAVLILKEVENGKIDLQTPIRAYLPNLSHSWADTVTVHHLLNMSSGIVGIERPLIFEPGNGYRYSNPGYGLLGRIIEKVSGKTYIQAANDLFIELGMNNTYCYEIDKHNGDLVKEYNLKGGELSLIEFDNMGETKESWKDFIPAGGIISTARDLNTWDTKLYKGLILNADYQKMMTTPSNRGPHAAFDNDTIGYAYGLRVHDQHPTPHIGHGGRGFGFVCIKFYVPEKDVDVIIWENIYCRDPDAIAGSPDVITGNIVYYFENKIRKIVLNSSLVK
- the rplS gene encoding 50S ribosomal protein L19: MEDLVKFVQNEFVAKNEIPQFAAGDTITVYYEIKEGNKTRIQFFKGVVIQRRGSGSSETFTIRKMSGTIGVERIFPVNLPAIQKIEVNKKGAVRRARIFYFRNLTGKKARIKETQH
- the trmD gene encoding tRNA (guanosine(37)-N1)-methyltransferase TrmD; amino-acid sequence: MRIDIITVLPDLIKSPFEHSIIKRAIDKKLVTVHFHNLRDYAINKYGKIDDAPYGGESGMVMMIEPIDKCISKLKSERNYDEIIYMTPDAKTLDQQTANTLSLNENIIVLCGHYKGIDHRVRDLLITKEISIGDYVLSGGELAAAVLCDSIIRLIPGVLGDETSALSDSFQDGLLAPPVYTRPSEYKDKKVPDVLLSGNFPKIEEWRTEKAMERTKNIRPDLLKKSKK